A genomic region of Streptomyces rimosus contains the following coding sequences:
- a CDS encoding helix-turn-helix domain-containing protein produces MSASESSGSVVRRILLGAQLRRLRESRGITREAAGYSIRASESKISRMELGRVSFKARDVEDLLTLYGVNDPQEREALLVLAREANVAGWWHSYGDVLPGWFQTYVGLEGAASLIRAYEVQFVHGLLQTQEYAHAVVRRGMPDAGAAEIDRRVALRLERQKLLLAERPPEFHCVLDEAALRRPYGDREVMRGQLRHLIELSERPNVRLQVMPFSFGGHAGESGAFTTLGFPEPGLPDVVYLEQLTSALYLDKRDEVTQYARVMDRLQEDSPNPAETRDLIRGLLQLT; encoded by the coding sequence GTGTCCGCAAGTGAATCGAGCGGGTCCGTGGTGCGGCGCATCCTGCTGGGGGCACAGCTCCGCAGGTTGCGTGAGTCGCGCGGGATCACCCGCGAGGCGGCCGGCTACTCCATCCGCGCCTCCGAGTCGAAGATCAGCCGGATGGAACTGGGCCGGGTGAGCTTCAAGGCGAGGGACGTCGAGGACCTGCTCACGCTGTACGGCGTGAACGATCCGCAGGAGCGCGAGGCACTGCTCGTACTGGCCCGGGAGGCCAACGTCGCGGGCTGGTGGCACAGTTACGGCGACGTTCTGCCCGGCTGGTTTCAGACATATGTGGGCCTGGAGGGGGCCGCTTCCCTCATCCGCGCCTACGAGGTCCAGTTCGTGCACGGGCTTCTGCAAACGCAGGAGTACGCGCATGCGGTCGTGCGCCGCGGTATGCCCGATGCCGGTGCGGCAGAAATCGACCGCCGGGTCGCGCTGCGTCTGGAGCGGCAGAAGTTGTTGCTGGCAGAGCGCCCGCCGGAGTTCCACTGTGTGCTCGACGAGGCGGCGCTGCGCCGCCCGTACGGCGACCGCGAGGTGATGCGCGGGCAGCTGCGGCACCTGATCGAACTCTCCGAGCGGCCGAATGTGCGCCTCCAGGTGATGCCGTTCAGCTTCGGCGGGCACGCGGGCGAGAGCGGCGCCTTCACCACGCTCGGATTCCCGGAGCCCGGGCTGCCCGACGTCGTCTACCTGGAGCAGCTGACCAGCGCCCTCTATCTCGACAAGCGCGACGAGGTGACGCAGTACGCGCGTGTCATGGACCGCCTCCAGGAGGACAGTCCGAATCCGGCCGAGACCAGGGACTTGATACGTGGTCTACTCCAACTGACTTAA
- a CDS encoding DUF397 domain-containing protein, giving the protein MPDAYNGMAATDLHGVIWQKSRHSNSQGSCVEFARLPGGEIAVRNSRFPDGPALVYTPAEVEAMILGVKDGEFDHLVRD; this is encoded by the coding sequence GTGCCCGACGCATACAACGGCATGGCCGCAACGGATCTCCACGGTGTGATCTGGCAGAAGAGCAGGCACAGCAACTCGCAGGGCTCCTGCGTGGAGTTCGCGCGACTGCCGGGCGGCGAGATCGCCGTACGCAACTCGCGCTTCCCGGACGGCCCGGCGCTCGTCTACACGCCGGCCGAGGTCGAGGCGATGATCCTGGGCGTCAAGGACGGCGAGTTCGACCACCTGGTCAGGGACTGA
- a CDS encoding aldehyde dehydrogenase family protein codes for MSFFDELAYQYIDGEWRAGSGSWDIVDFNPYDGEKLASITVATVDEIDQAYRAAERAQGEWGATNPYTRRLVFERALRIIDDREQELGAAIAAEVGGTHAKVAFELHLVREFLREAIQLSLRAEGRILPSPVDGKENRLYRLPVGVVGVISPFNFPFLLSVKSVAPALALGNAVVLKPHQNTPICGGGLVAKVFEEAGLPAGLLNVVVTDIAEIGDALIEHPVPKVISFTGSEKVGRHVATVAASHFKRTVLELGGNSALVVLDDADIDYAVDAAVFSRFVHQGQVCMAANRVLVDRAVEQEFTEKFVAKVKTLKVGDPTDPATHIGPLINEGQAEAVTAVVERAVSEGGTALVHGTARGTLVGPTVLAGLPEGSCALTQEVFGPVVSLVPFDGDEEAVRITNDSPYGLSGAVHTGDIERGVRFAKRIETGMIHINDGTVHDEPIVPFGGEKGSGLGRLNGDAMVEAFTTTKWISIQHGRSRFPF; via the coding sequence ATGTCCTTCTTCGACGAGTTGGCGTACCAGTACATCGACGGCGAATGGCGGGCCGGAAGCGGCTCGTGGGACATCGTCGACTTCAATCCCTATGACGGGGAGAAGCTGGCGTCCATAACCGTCGCCACCGTTGACGAGATCGACCAGGCGTACCGTGCCGCCGAACGCGCGCAGGGGGAGTGGGGGGCCACCAACCCGTACACCCGCAGGCTGGTCTTCGAGCGCGCGCTGCGGATCATCGACGACCGGGAGCAGGAACTCGGCGCGGCGATCGCCGCCGAGGTCGGCGGCACGCACGCCAAGGTGGCCTTCGAGCTGCATCTCGTACGGGAATTCCTGCGCGAGGCGATCCAGCTCTCGCTGCGGGCCGAGGGCCGCATTCTGCCGTCCCCGGTGGATGGCAAGGAAAACCGGCTCTACCGCCTCCCGGTCGGCGTCGTCGGCGTCATCAGCCCCTTCAACTTCCCGTTCCTGCTGTCGGTCAAGTCGGTGGCGCCCGCGCTCGCGCTCGGCAACGCCGTCGTGCTCAAGCCCCACCAGAACACCCCGATCTGCGGCGGCGGCCTGGTCGCCAAGGTCTTCGAGGAGGCCGGGCTGCCGGCCGGGCTGCTGAACGTCGTGGTCACCGACATCGCGGAGATCGGTGACGCGCTCATCGAGCACCCGGTGCCGAAGGTCATCTCCTTCACCGGCTCGGAGAAGGTCGGCCGCCACGTTGCGACCGTCGCCGCCTCCCACTTCAAGCGCACCGTCCTGGAGCTGGGCGGCAACAGCGCGCTGGTCGTCCTGGACGACGCCGACATCGACTACGCGGTGGACGCCGCCGTCTTCAGCCGCTTCGTGCACCAGGGCCAGGTCTGCATGGCCGCCAACCGGGTGCTGGTGGACCGCGCGGTGGAGCAGGAGTTCACCGAGAAGTTCGTCGCCAAGGTCAAGACCCTGAAGGTGGGCGACCCGACCGATCCGGCCACCCACATCGGCCCGCTGATCAACGAGGGCCAGGCGGAGGCGGTGACCGCGGTGGTGGAGCGTGCCGTCTCCGAAGGCGGCACCGCGCTGGTGCACGGCACGGCCCGGGGCACGCTGGTCGGTCCGACCGTCCTGGCCGGCCTGCCCGAGGGCTCGTGCGCGCTCACCCAGGAGGTCTTCGGCCCGGTCGTCTCGCTGGTCCCGTTCGACGGGGACGAGGAGGCCGTACGGATCACCAACGACTCCCCGTACGGGCTCAGCGGCGCCGTGCACACCGGGGACATCGAGCGCGGCGTGCGGTTCGCCAAGCGCATCGAGACCGGCATGATCCACATCAACGACGGCACGGTGCACGACGAGCCGATCGTGCCCTTCGGCGGCGAGAAGGGCTCCGGGCTGGGGCGGCTGAACGGCGACGCGATGGTGGAGGCGTTCACCACCACCAAGTGGATCTCCATCCAGCACGGGCGGTCGCGGTTCCCGTTCTGA
- a CDS encoding PadR family transcriptional regulator: MSAIRLLVLGAVRQHGRAHGYQVRNDLEYWGAHEWSNAKPGSIYHALKQMAKQGLLHAHDIAPSTAGGPPRTEYEITEAGTAEYFKLLRDSLSQYDRKVDELSAAIGFIVDLPREEAVALLKERVRGLEEWRESVTEYYTPADGPEQLGHIGEIMNMWVNAADTGADWTRGLIERIEGGAYVFAGEGEPFVGVLAEGEENPYATGEPEPADEEEAAASGD; the protein is encoded by the coding sequence ATGTCGGCGATCCGGCTGTTGGTACTGGGGGCCGTGCGACAGCACGGGCGGGCGCACGGTTACCAGGTGCGCAACGACCTCGAATACTGGGGCGCCCACGAGTGGTCCAACGCCAAACCGGGGTCGATCTACCACGCTCTCAAACAGATGGCGAAGCAGGGACTGCTGCACGCGCACGACATCGCCCCCAGTACCGCCGGCGGCCCCCCGCGCACGGAGTACGAGATTACCGAGGCGGGCACGGCGGAGTACTTCAAGCTGCTGCGCGACTCCCTGTCCCAGTACGACCGCAAGGTGGACGAACTGAGCGCGGCGATCGGCTTCATCGTCGACCTGCCCCGCGAGGAGGCCGTGGCCCTGCTCAAGGAGCGGGTGCGGGGCCTGGAGGAGTGGCGGGAGTCGGTCACCGAGTACTACACACCGGCGGACGGCCCGGAGCAGCTCGGCCATATCGGCGAGATCATGAACATGTGGGTGAACGCGGCGGACACCGGCGCGGACTGGACCCGTGGGCTGATCGAGCGGATCGAGGGCGGGGCGTACGTCTTCGCGGGGGAGGGGGAGCCGTTCGTGGGGGTGCTGGCGGAGGGGGAGGAGAATCCGTATGCGACGGGGGAGCCGGAGCCGGCGGATGAGGAGGAGGCGGCGGCGTCCGGTGATTGA
- a CDS encoding ATP-binding protein yields the protein MGTTVLTMLQPLWQDFPSADPLAVSGSVSYSLAPRYESVRGARQFTRETLHRWELEDIFDGVALVVSELVTNALRHTAAVGGGACETSHDASALPARLHLMRWSSRLVCAVRDSSDATPEAGEAEAGAESGRGLYLVDAFSDGWGWHPLANAPHGKIVWAQFRLP from the coding sequence ATGGGAACGACTGTTTTGACCATGCTCCAGCCGTTATGGCAGGACTTTCCTTCCGCCGACCCCCTGGCCGTCTCCGGTTCCGTCTCCTATTCGCTGGCACCACGGTACGAGTCGGTGCGCGGAGCCCGGCAGTTCACCCGCGAGACACTGCACCGTTGGGAGCTGGAGGACATCTTCGACGGGGTCGCCCTGGTCGTCTCCGAACTGGTCACCAACGCGCTGCGGCACACCGCGGCGGTCGGCGGCGGAGCGTGCGAGACGTCCCACGACGCGTCCGCACTGCCCGCCAGGCTGCACCTGATGCGCTGGTCGTCCCGGCTGGTGTGCGCGGTACGGGACTCCAGCGACGCGACGCCGGAGGCCGGGGAGGCCGAGGCCGGCGCGGAGTCGGGCCGCGGCCTGTACCTGGTGGACGCCTTCAGTGACGGCTGGGGCTGGCACCCCCTGGCCAACGCGCCGCACGGCAAGATCGTGTGGGCGCAGTTCAGACTGCCCTGA
- the rpsR gene encoding 30S ribosomal protein S18: MPRRHDPRKKSAPRPNPLDAAGITYIDYKNTDLLRKFISDRGKIRSRRITRVSAQQQRQLARAIKNAREMALLPYASK; encoded by the coding sequence GTGCCCCGCCGCCACGACCCCCGTAAGAAGTCCGCGCCCCGTCCCAACCCCCTGGACGCGGCCGGAATCACCTACATCGACTACAAGAACACCGACCTGCTGCGGAAGTTCATCTCCGACCGCGGCAAGATCCGCAGTCGCCGGATCACGCGGGTGAGCGCGCAGCAGCAGCGGCAGCTGGCCCGTGCGATCAAGAACGCGCGGGAGATGGCTTTGCTGCCGTACGCGTCGAAGTGA
- a CDS encoding bleomycin resistance protein, whose product MAETVIPILPCPSIDELLDFYRALGFEETAYQKSPNPYCGVRLRGIELQFFGMKSYDPTTSYSTCYVLTDDVDGLHAAFRASLKAAYGKVPTRGLPRIGALKDMAYGVRQFLMTDPGGNCIRIGQPIADSFEYPAVPKERYARALHQATLFAESKGDHAAAARVIDRALENERGVPGSEAAPAGPTALQLFQLLVLRAETAAQLDGSTAAVPWLDRADAVELDAAERESARDVLRRAAELRDAAS is encoded by the coding sequence ATGGCCGAGACCGTGATTCCGATCCTCCCGTGCCCCTCCATCGACGAACTCCTCGACTTCTACCGGGCCCTCGGTTTCGAGGAGACCGCGTACCAGAAGAGCCCGAACCCGTACTGCGGCGTCCGCCTGCGCGGCATCGAGCTGCAGTTCTTCGGGATGAAGTCGTACGACCCGACCACCTCGTACAGCACCTGCTACGTCCTGACCGACGACGTGGACGGGCTCCACGCGGCCTTCCGCGCGAGCCTGAAGGCCGCGTACGGCAAGGTGCCGACCCGCGGGCTGCCGCGGATCGGGGCGCTGAAGGACATGGCGTACGGCGTGCGGCAGTTCCTGATGACCGACCCCGGCGGCAACTGCATACGCATCGGGCAGCCGATCGCGGACAGCTTCGAGTACCCGGCCGTCCCCAAGGAGCGGTACGCGCGCGCCCTGCACCAAGCGACGTTGTTCGCCGAGTCCAAGGGCGACCACGCCGCGGCGGCCCGCGTCATCGACCGGGCGCTGGAGAACGAACGGGGCGTACCGGGCAGTGAAGCGGCACCGGCCGGGCCGACCGCGCTCCAGCTCTTCCAGCTTCTCGTCCTGCGCGCCGAGACGGCTGCTCAGTTGGACGGCTCGACAGCGGCCGTTCCCTGGCTCGACCGGGCGGACGCGGTCGAACTCGACGCCGCGGAACGCGAGTCGGCACGCGACGTGCTGCGCCGGGCGGCGGAGTTGCGCGACGCCGCGAGCTGA
- a CDS encoding DinB family protein → MPAHVPAEAHGDERGALLAFLEAQRGGIRRSVLGLTDEQASRKPSASELSLAGLLKHVVEVERDWLETAQQVPHTVQRDMSNYHLSFQLEESQTVASLLAEWEETARATEEFIRSQPDLNGTFPLPEAPWFPPKAEQSMRWLLLHLIEEIARHAGHADIIRESLDGKTAFTLVDEERAAQG, encoded by the coding sequence ATGCCCGCTCACGTTCCGGCCGAAGCCCACGGCGACGAGCGCGGCGCGCTCCTGGCCTTCCTGGAGGCGCAGCGCGGCGGTATCCGCCGGTCCGTTCTCGGGCTGACCGACGAACAGGCCAGCCGTAAGCCGTCCGCCAGCGAACTGTCCCTGGCCGGTCTGCTCAAGCACGTCGTCGAGGTGGAGCGCGACTGGCTGGAAACCGCCCAGCAGGTGCCGCACACCGTCCAGCGCGACATGTCCAACTACCACCTGAGCTTCCAGCTGGAGGAGTCGCAGACGGTCGCGAGCCTGCTCGCCGAGTGGGAGGAGACGGCGCGGGCGACCGAGGAGTTCATCCGGTCGCAGCCGGACCTGAACGGCACGTTCCCGCTGCCCGAGGCCCCCTGGTTCCCGCCGAAGGCGGAGCAGTCGATGCGCTGGCTGCTGCTCCACCTGATCGAGGAGATCGCCCGGCACGCCGGCCACGCGGACATCATCCGCGAGTCCCTGGACGGCAAGACCGCCTTCACCCTGGTCGATGAGGAGCGCGCGGCGCAGGGCTGA